Proteins encoded in a region of the Agromyces protaetiae genome:
- a CDS encoding lytic transglycosylase domain-containing protein, which yields MDRDPAGFDDLLGAADDPLGEPVEQIPPPSRTPWVLAASVGSILIGTAAVVAATLTLPAGAGVPPGAEASASRSATAPPEPAGVPAPGTGWAAGAAARQVDPGWVADVAERTAIPGRALAAYAGAAHRVRLEHPGCGLGWNTLAGIGLVESEHGRIDGARIGGDGVVTPPIIGIPLDGTRSDAIPDTDRGALDGDAVWDRAVGPMQFIPSTWAQWASDGDGDGVADPHQIDDAAFTAARYLCHDGADLTDPQGWIAAIASYNSSLDYNHRVAEAATRYAENAGAFG from the coding sequence ATGGACCGCGATCCCGCGGGGTTCGACGACCTGCTCGGTGCCGCGGACGATCCGCTCGGCGAGCCCGTGGAGCAGATCCCGCCGCCGAGCCGCACGCCGTGGGTGCTCGCCGCGTCGGTCGGCAGCATCCTCATCGGCACCGCAGCCGTGGTCGCTGCGACCTTGACCCTCCCTGCCGGCGCGGGTGTGCCGCCCGGCGCAGAGGCATCCGCAAGCCGTTCCGCGACCGCGCCGCCGGAGCCCGCAGGAGTCCCCGCCCCCGGGACCGGCTGGGCGGCGGGCGCGGCCGCGCGCCAGGTCGATCCCGGCTGGGTCGCCGACGTCGCCGAACGCACCGCCATCCCCGGGCGTGCGCTCGCCGCGTACGCCGGCGCCGCGCACCGTGTGCGCCTCGAACACCCGGGCTGCGGGCTCGGCTGGAACACCCTCGCCGGGATCGGCCTCGTCGAATCGGAGCACGGCCGCATCGACGGCGCCCGCATCGGCGGCGACGGCGTCGTCACGCCGCCGATCATCGGCATCCCGCTCGACGGTACGCGTTCCGACGCGATCCCCGACACCGACCGCGGCGCCCTCGACGGCGACGCCGTCTGGGACCGCGCGGTCGGGCCGATGCAGTTCATCCCGTCCACCTGGGCGCAGTGGGCCTCCGACGGCGACGGAGACGGTGTCGCCGACCCGCACCAGATCGACGACGCGGCGTTCACCGCGGCCCGGTACCTGTGCCACGACGGTGCCGACCTCACCGACCCGCAGGGCTGGATCGCCGCGATCGCGTCGTACAACAGCTCGCTCGACTACAACCACCGGGTCGCCGAGGCTGCCACCCGGTACGCGGAGAACGCCGGCGCGTTCGGCTGA
- a CDS encoding Dabb family protein, producing MIRHTVAFSLRHEAGSPAETAFLEDGRQALTSIPGVRDFAVARQVSPKSSFRFQFAMSFADASAYEAYNAHPAHVAFVEQRWVPEVSEFEELDFEAY from the coding sequence ATGATCCGCCATACCGTCGCCTTCTCGCTCCGCCACGAGGCCGGTTCGCCGGCCGAGACGGCATTCCTCGAGGACGGCCGGCAGGCGCTCACCTCCATCCCCGGCGTGCGCGACTTCGCGGTGGCCCGGCAGGTGAGCCCGAAGAGCAGCTTCCGCTTCCAGTTCGCGATGAGCTTTGCGGATGCCTCGGCCTACGAGGCCTACAACGCGCACCCGGCGCACGTCGCCTTCGTCGAACAGCGCTGGGTCCCCGAGGTCAGCGAGTTCGAAGAGCTCGACTTCGAGGCCTACTGA
- a CDS encoding dihydrodipicolinate synthase family protein — MFTGLSAFPLTPITDDRVDDEAFVRLVARLRDAGVDSIGALGSTGSYMYLHREERARVAGLAVEAAGEVPVIVGIGALRTRDAVAAAEDAQTAGAAGLLLAPVGYQRLSADEVYGLFADVTRSLSVPLVIYDNPGTTHFTFTPELYARIARLPHVASVKIPGVPADEAAAAARVAELRGSLPARFTIGVSGDASAATGLLAGCDTWYSVIGGTLPELAVELTEAARSGDAQRARARSDRLAPLWELFAVHGSLRVVASIASLLGLTAVENLPAPVRGLDATVRREVGDALALIGVDV, encoded by the coding sequence ATGTTCACCGGTCTCAGTGCGTTCCCACTCACACCGATCACCGACGACCGCGTCGACGACGAGGCGTTCGTCCGGCTCGTCGCGCGGCTTCGCGACGCGGGCGTGGACTCGATCGGCGCACTCGGCTCGACGGGCAGCTACATGTATCTGCATCGCGAGGAGCGCGCACGAGTCGCCGGGCTCGCCGTCGAAGCCGCCGGTGAGGTGCCGGTCATCGTCGGCATCGGCGCACTGCGCACGCGCGATGCGGTGGCCGCCGCGGAGGACGCGCAGACCGCCGGTGCGGCCGGTCTGCTGCTCGCCCCGGTCGGCTACCAGCGACTCAGCGCCGACGAGGTGTACGGGCTCTTCGCCGACGTCACCCGAAGCCTGTCGGTCCCGCTCGTGATCTACGACAACCCCGGCACGACCCACTTCACCTTCACGCCCGAGCTCTACGCCCGCATCGCCCGACTTCCGCACGTGGCATCCGTCAAGATTCCCGGCGTGCCCGCCGACGAGGCGGCCGCGGCCGCCCGCGTCGCCGAGCTCCGCGGCTCGCTACCGGCCCGCTTCACGATCGGCGTGAGCGGGGATGCCTCGGCGGCGACCGGTCTCCTCGCGGGCTGCGACACGTGGTACTCGGTGATCGGGGGCACGCTGCCCGAGCTCGCGGTCGAGCTCACCGAGGCCGCGCGGTCCGGCGACGCGCAGCGCGCGCGAGCGCGGTCCGACCGGCTCGCACCGCTCTGGGAGCTGTTCGCGGTGCACGGCAGCCTTCGTGTCGTCGCGTCGATCGCCTCGCTCCTCGGCCTCACCGCGGTCGAGAACCTGCCGGCCCCGGTCCGCGGACTCGACGCCACCGTCCGCCGCGAGGTCGGCGATGCGCTCGCGCTGATCGGGGTCGACGTCTGA
- a CDS encoding choice-of-anchor M domain-containing protein has product MSRANLRRRGAGAMLLTLALLSGAAAPGAAAALPAGPGEPAGRTAAAPGQSDQPAPPSSRKRVIGAVHTDTVSAFLDQGTLTVASRADIDLDGDGVPDLGSRLDPSGVLFHLDEPSRTTVPAGDAYAFLGAAGAPVWLAPQIQDHRLLWPGFSTEDPALAGTVHDGRLAVRMLGAAGPGEVEIFLQDGGAVRRVFSSTSDLPSWQTGVPQHTHMNWAFTQPGTYELEFEMRGVVGGREQAAANRYTFVVGDLAAHTRSTSTGLRADRSVAAPGEAVTLVATVAPAVAGAVQFRDLGSNVMLGHAPVAGDGSATFRTSALVPGGHQIRAEFVPTWADDATTSASAPIDVTVTGTAEPEPDHDDTVPVPDDRLDPVEAGAGLTVTTPQKRLAPGGTVTARVTGALAGRWVSVWVHAPEPSWYGWLQADLTGGFSVDLADDLPAGDARLVVKDAEGALLGWDRFTLVPASNGNGGDGSGPPPVAPPPTSNPEPPQAATQQCAPALVLDRGHVDLFFVSAANGKAVLQLVEDVTGHRVVHEAETVLLRVDEAAYRANIPAGTPGAPAGYVLPLTQSPDLVWPGWDTNRTAASGHTDVTIDVTGVDGPGRVHLYSQGSFGDIRPLLQGGSTALPGSIREPTPAHTHAQWVFSAPGVYRLTAHATATNPQSGATLTTAAHTYVFQVGDVPIGDVFCGMTTHGVADAAEVNAAVDRAAAEAVAANQAADPETLTRARGPGNRGATDDVAHDETTRATGAQHPMVLIAVIGGGTLVVLGLAGATWWYVRRLREPGPAAAGPSGERG; this is encoded by the coding sequence GTGAGCCGGGCGAACCTGCGCCGTCGCGGCGCCGGGGCGATGCTGCTGACCCTGGCGTTGCTCAGCGGCGCGGCTGCGCCCGGCGCGGCGGCGGCCCTCCCCGCGGGCCCGGGTGAGCCGGCAGGCCGCACGGCCGCCGCGCCGGGCCAATCCGACCAGCCCGCGCCGCCCAGCTCGCGCAAGCGCGTGATCGGCGCGGTGCACACCGACACGGTCTCGGCCTTCCTGGACCAGGGAACCCTCACAGTGGCGAGTCGGGCCGACATCGACCTGGACGGTGACGGGGTACCCGATCTCGGCAGCCGCCTGGACCCTTCGGGGGTGCTCTTCCATCTGGATGAGCCCAGCCGTACCACCGTGCCGGCCGGCGACGCATACGCATTCCTCGGAGCGGCCGGCGCCCCCGTCTGGCTCGCACCGCAGATCCAGGACCATCGCCTCCTCTGGCCCGGGTTCAGCACCGAGGACCCGGCGCTCGCCGGGACGGTCCACGACGGCCGGCTCGCCGTGCGCATGCTCGGAGCGGCCGGCCCGGGCGAGGTCGAGATCTTCCTCCAGGACGGCGGCGCGGTCCGCCGCGTCTTCAGTTCCACCAGCGACCTGCCGTCGTGGCAGACCGGCGTGCCGCAGCACACGCACATGAACTGGGCGTTCACACAGCCCGGCACCTATGAGCTCGAGTTCGAGATGCGCGGGGTCGTCGGCGGCCGTGAGCAGGCCGCGGCGAACCGCTACACCTTCGTCGTGGGTGACCTCGCCGCACACACCCGCAGCACGAGCACCGGGCTGCGTGCCGACCGCAGCGTCGCCGCACCCGGCGAGGCCGTCACGCTCGTCGCGACCGTCGCGCCCGCGGTCGCCGGCGCCGTCCAGTTCCGCGATCTCGGCAGCAATGTCATGCTGGGACACGCGCCCGTCGCCGGCGACGGCTCCGCCACGTTCCGCACCTCCGCGCTCGTCCCCGGGGGGCATCAGATCCGCGCGGAGTTCGTTCCCACCTGGGCCGACGACGCCACGACGTCAGCCTCGGCACCGATCGACGTCACGGTGACCGGGACCGCGGAACCCGAACCCGACCACGACGACACCGTCCCCGTGCCGGACGACCGGCTCGATCCCGTTGAGGCGGGGGCCGGGCTCACCGTGACGACTCCGCAGAAGCGTCTCGCGCCGGGCGGCACCGTGACCGCGCGAGTCACCGGCGCGCTCGCCGGGCGGTGGGTCTCGGTGTGGGTGCACGCACCCGAACCGTCCTGGTACGGGTGGCTGCAGGCCGACCTCACGGGAGGGTTCAGCGTCGATCTGGCCGACGACCTTCCGGCGGGCGACGCGCGTCTGGTGGTGAAGGATGCCGAAGGCGCCCTGCTCGGCTGGGACCGCTTCACGCTCGTGCCCGCGAGCAACGGGAACGGCGGTGACGGAAGCGGCCCGCCGCCCGTCGCCCCGCCGCCGACGTCGAATCCCGAGCCGCCGCAGGCGGCGACCCAGCAGTGTGCGCCGGCACTGGTCCTCGACCGCGGCCACGTCGACCTGTTCTTCGTGTCAGCCGCCAATGGGAAGGCCGTGCTGCAGCTCGTGGAAGACGTCACCGGTCACCGCGTCGTCCACGAAGCCGAGACGGTGCTGCTCCGCGTCGACGAAGCCGCCTACCGGGCGAACATCCCCGCGGGCACGCCCGGCGCCCCGGCCGGGTACGTCCTTCCACTCACGCAGAGCCCGGATCTCGTCTGGCCCGGCTGGGACACCAACCGCACCGCCGCGAGCGGCCACACCGACGTGACCATCGACGTCACCGGGGTGGACGGCCCCGGACGGGTGCACCTGTACAGCCAGGGATCGTTCGGGGACATCCGGCCGCTGCTCCAGGGCGGGAGCACGGCCCTGCCGGGCAGCATCCGGGAACCGACGCCCGCGCACACGCACGCCCAGTGGGTCTTCAGCGCACCCGGTGTCTACCGGCTCACCGCGCACGCCACGGCGACGAACCCGCAGTCGGGTGCGACCCTGACGACCGCGGCGCACACCTACGTGTTCCAAGTGGGGGACGTCCCGATCGGCGACGTGTTCTGCGGCATGACCACGCACGGCGTGGCGGACGCGGCGGAGGTCAACGCCGCCGTCGACCGGGCCGCGGCGGAGGCGGTCGCGGCGAACCAGGCCGCCGATCCCGAGACGCTGACCCGTGCGCGAGGCCCGGGGAACCGCGGGGCCACCGACGACGTCGCGCACGACGAGACCACGCGAGCCACCGGCGCACAGCACCCCATGGTGCTGATCGCCGTGATCGGCGGAGGCACGCTCGTGGTCCTCGGTCTCGCCGGCGCCACCTGGTGGTACGTCAGGCGACTGCGTGAGCCGGGGCCCGCCGCGGCAGGTCCTTCGGGGGAGCGCGGCTGA